One part of the Microbacterium aurugineum genome encodes these proteins:
- the msrA gene encoding peptide-methionine (S)-S-oxide reductase MsrA, producing the protein MTDTGTITRTPGTETAVLAGGCFWGMEDLIRRQPGVLDTRVGYTGGSNDHATYRNHPGHAEAVEIVFDPAKTTYRDILAFFFQIHDPSTLNRQGNDIGSSYRSAIFPLTPEQETVARDTIADVDASGLWPAKAVTTIEPAGPFWQAEEEHQDYLVKYPNGYTCHFPRAGWVLPKRDEAAAV; encoded by the coding sequence ATGACCGACACCGGAACCATCACCCGCACGCCCGGGACCGAGACGGCCGTCCTCGCCGGCGGCTGCTTCTGGGGCATGGAAGACCTGATCCGCCGCCAGCCGGGAGTCCTCGACACCCGGGTCGGCTACACCGGCGGCTCGAACGACCATGCCACCTACCGCAACCACCCCGGTCACGCGGAGGCCGTGGAGATCGTGTTCGATCCGGCGAAGACGACGTACCGCGACATCCTCGCGTTCTTCTTCCAGATCCATGATCCGTCGACGCTGAACCGTCAGGGCAACGACATCGGGTCGAGCTACCGTTCCGCGATCTTCCCGCTCACCCCTGAGCAGGAGACGGTCGCACGCGACACGATCGCCGACGTCGACGCCTCGGGCCTGTGGCCGGCGAAGGCCGTCACCACGATCGAGCCCGCCGGTCCGTTCTGGCAGGCTGAGGAGGAGCACCAGGACTACCTGGTCAAGTACCCGAACGGATACACCTGCCACTTCCCGCGTGCGGGTTGGGTGCTGCCGAAGCGTGACGAGGCCGCCGCGGTCTGA
- a CDS encoding alpha/beta fold hydrolase encodes MTVPLSDLTSMPDPQHVYALDGTRLATYTWGELDAPVVVIVHGFASSARDNWVLTGWVRALTGAGYRVLALDQRGHGLSEKPHDPDGYRIRTLVTDVETVMDTYLVDDAFYVGYSLGARVGWEVVRELPHRIGRAVLGGVPDGIPLARLDLDQVRAYIADGTPVADRTTQNYITLTERVPGNDLQALVALAEGMRASGMIDPDPSDAPTRPILFATGSKDAIIEGSRALAAAAPDGRFFEIPNRNHFNAPGSRDFKEAAVAFLAEA; translated from the coding sequence GTGACCGTCCCGCTCTCCGACCTGACCTCCATGCCCGACCCCCAGCACGTGTACGCCCTCGACGGCACACGGCTGGCCACCTACACCTGGGGGGAGCTCGATGCCCCCGTCGTGGTGATCGTGCACGGCTTCGCCTCGAGCGCGCGCGACAACTGGGTGCTCACCGGGTGGGTGCGCGCGCTCACGGGCGCCGGATACCGCGTACTGGCACTCGACCAACGCGGGCACGGCCTCAGCGAGAAGCCGCATGACCCCGACGGGTACCGCATCCGCACCCTCGTCACGGACGTCGAGACCGTGATGGACACGTACCTGGTTGACGACGCCTTCTACGTCGGATACTCGCTCGGAGCCCGCGTGGGATGGGAGGTCGTCCGTGAGCTTCCGCACCGCATCGGACGGGCCGTGCTGGGTGGCGTGCCCGACGGCATCCCCCTCGCCCGGCTCGACCTCGACCAGGTGCGGGCCTACATCGCGGACGGCACCCCCGTCGCGGATCGGACCACGCAGAACTACATCACGCTCACCGAGAGGGTTCCCGGCAACGACCTGCAGGCGCTGGTCGCGCTCGCGGAGGGCATGCGGGCCTCGGGCATGATCGACCCCGATCCTTCGGATGCTCCGACCCGGCCGATCCTCTTCGCCACCGGATCCAAGGACGCGATCATCGAGGGGTCCCGGGCTCTGGCCGCCGCGGCCCCCGACGGGCGTTTCTTCGAGATCCCGAACCGGAACCACTTCAACGCGCCCGGCTCGCGCGACTTCAAGGAAGCGGCGGTCGCGTTCCTCGCCGAGGCATAG
- a CDS encoding carbohydrate ABC transporter permease yields the protein MTDKKRLRTRWLGAQPVGGLFALPYFVFVIAIFAYPLAFAVYIAFHDYFFTAPGTEVDRPFVGFDNFVTVLTDPRVLGSFRNTLIFLVINVPLTAVLALVLAAALNTGIRWVAAYRVAFYVPYLTASVSLVGVWMLLFSGNGLINTILGPLAPDPSWLVNSGLAMPMIAFYVTWKQLGFYILLYLAALQNVPRELYESAETDGAGVFSRFRHVTIPGVRSATTLVLILSIITGANLFTEPYLLTNGGGPDGASTTPVLLIYQLGIQQQNPDTAAAIGMILVIFVGMLSLAANRATRER from the coding sequence GTGACCGACAAGAAGCGGTTGCGCACCCGATGGCTGGGTGCGCAACCGGTCGGCGGGCTGTTCGCGCTGCCGTACTTCGTGTTCGTGATCGCGATCTTCGCGTATCCGCTCGCGTTCGCCGTCTACATCGCCTTCCACGACTACTTCTTCACGGCACCCGGCACCGAGGTCGACCGCCCGTTCGTCGGCTTCGACAACTTCGTCACGGTGCTCACCGACCCGCGGGTCCTCGGATCCTTCCGCAACACCCTGATCTTCCTCGTCATCAACGTGCCGCTCACGGCGGTGCTCGCCCTGGTCCTCGCCGCGGCGCTCAACACCGGCATCCGCTGGGTCGCCGCCTACCGGGTCGCGTTCTACGTCCCCTACCTGACGGCGAGCGTCTCCCTCGTGGGCGTGTGGATGCTGCTGTTCTCGGGCAACGGGCTGATCAACACCATCCTCGGCCCGCTCGCCCCGGATCCGTCGTGGCTCGTGAACAGCGGACTCGCGATGCCGATGATCGCGTTCTACGTCACTTGGAAGCAGCTCGGGTTCTACATCCTGCTCTACCTGGCGGCCCTGCAGAACGTGCCGAGGGAGCTCTACGAGTCGGCGGAGACCGACGGCGCCGGAGTGTTCTCGCGTTTCCGGCACGTCACGATCCCCGGGGTGCGCAGCGCCACGACCCTCGTGCTGATCCTCTCGATCATCACCGGAGCCAACCTCTTCACCGAGCCGTACCTGCTCACCAACGGCGGCGGCCCGGACGGCGCCTCGACCACCCCCGTCCTGCTGATCTACCAGCTGGGCATCCAACAGCAGAACCCCGATACGGCGGCGGCCATCGGCATGATCCTCGTGATCTTCGTCGGGATGCTGTCGCTGGCGGCCAATCGAGCGACGAGGGAGCGATGA
- a CDS encoding Fur family transcriptional regulator, whose translation METEFDSVLHGAGLRSTAGRVAVLEALDSMAHTDAERLYRAVSVVLPTTSIQSVHNILADLTTAGLIRRIEPAGSAALYERRIGDNHHHVVCTSCGAVGDVDCVVGDAPCLTPSSAAGFTVQTAEVTFWGVCPSCQNAA comes from the coding sequence ATGGAGACAGAATTCGACTCGGTGCTTCACGGCGCCGGGCTACGGTCGACCGCGGGCCGCGTCGCCGTTCTCGAAGCTCTCGACTCCATGGCCCATACGGATGCGGAGCGGCTCTACCGCGCCGTCTCCGTCGTGCTCCCGACCACGTCGATCCAGTCGGTGCACAACATCCTCGCGGACCTGACGACGGCGGGCCTCATCCGTCGGATCGAACCGGCAGGTTCCGCGGCGCTCTATGAGCGGCGCATCGGCGACAACCACCACCACGTCGTCTGCACCTCTTGCGGTGCGGTCGGCGATGTGGACTGCGTGGTCGGCGACGCGCCGTGTCTCACCCCGTCCTCCGCGGCGGGATTCACCGTCCAGACAGCCGAAGTCACCTTCTGGGGCGTCTGCCCCAGCTGCCAGAACGCCGCGTAG
- a CDS encoding glycoside hydrolase family 130 protein, with translation MFTGASFPLGPFTPYESNPILRPRGDSWESANLYNPAALVDGDEVVLLYRAHADDIVSHIGIARSKDGVTFTREDAPILSPSEDYERYGCEDPRIALIDGTYYLTYTGWDRRSAQLCLATSTDLRTWTKHGPLFDDFDTFKTMDPRGFNWSKAGVIVPQRMHGTWWMYFGEGAIYWATSDDLIHWTPGTPDTEPMYSPTPGTWDEALVEIGASPVVTDNGLLLFLTNGATRTVHDDGTVEVDYRCGQIAIDPDEPTRVIARLQEPWLRPQTFEDTHGLVSNVTFVEGLVKFHGKWFAYYGQSDTTLAVAIHDPAQPWGRALRTDAASRAEAGE, from the coding sequence ATGTTCACCGGAGCCTCCTTCCCCCTCGGTCCGTTCACCCCCTACGAAAGCAACCCGATCCTGCGCCCTCGGGGTGACAGCTGGGAATCGGCCAACCTCTACAACCCGGCGGCCCTCGTCGATGGCGACGAGGTCGTGCTGCTCTACCGAGCGCACGCCGACGACATCGTCTCCCACATCGGCATCGCCCGGTCGAAGGACGGGGTGACGTTCACCCGCGAGGATGCGCCGATCCTGTCCCCGTCCGAAGACTACGAACGCTACGGCTGCGAAGATCCGCGTATCGCGCTGATCGACGGCACGTACTACCTGACCTACACGGGGTGGGATCGCCGCAGTGCACAGCTGTGCCTGGCCACCTCGACCGACCTGCGCACCTGGACCAAGCACGGTCCGTTGTTCGACGACTTCGACACGTTCAAGACCATGGACCCGCGCGGATTCAACTGGTCGAAGGCCGGGGTCATCGTGCCGCAGCGCATGCACGGCACGTGGTGGATGTACTTCGGCGAGGGCGCGATCTACTGGGCGACCAGCGACGATCTGATCCACTGGACCCCCGGAACGCCCGACACCGAGCCGATGTACTCGCCGACGCCCGGCACCTGGGACGAGGCGCTCGTCGAGATCGGCGCCTCTCCCGTGGTGACCGACAACGGGCTGCTGCTCTTCCTCACCAACGGTGCCACCCGCACCGTGCACGACGACGGCACGGTGGAGGTGGACTACCGCTGCGGGCAGATCGCGATCGACCCCGACGAGCCGACACGTGTCATCGCGCGACTGCAGGAGCCCTGGCTGCGCCCGCAGACGTTCGAGGACACGCACGGACTCGTCTCCAACGTGACCTTCGTGGAGGGGCTGGTGAAGTTCCACGGCAAGTGGTTCGCGTACTACGGCCAGTCCGACACGACTCTCGCTGTGGCGATCCACGACCCCGCGCAGCCCTGGGGACGGGCACTGCGCACCGATGCCGCCTCGCGCGCGGAAGCCGGAGAGTGA
- a CDS encoding extracellular solute-binding protein: protein MKKFRAIALIGATALVATGCSAGGGGGEGSADGTGPISIWLSNNEQEVAWGTAVVEAWNAEHPDEQVKAQEIPAGSSSEEAITAAITAGTAPCLVYNVAPAAVSGWVKQGGLVDLSAIDGGADYITERGGDVDAYASDGSFYQLPWKSNPVMVMYNKALFEAAGIDPEDPQMNTYDSFLEGSRAIVDSGVQSAIWPAPTSEFYQPWFDFYPLYLAETDGTMLVEDGKATFDSDAGRTVSEFWKTFYDEKLSPNEASTDDAMSAGTTAMQLAGPWAIPSYADTVDVGFMPVPTSDGRDNPTTFADSKSVSMFTACENQGTAWEFLKFSTSEESDGQLLEATGQMPMRTGLTDAYGDYFAANPNYVAFAEQAEKTADVPSIPNSVEAWQAFRDEYSSAVIFDKESIDDFLGNAATKIDELVAE from the coding sequence ATGAAGAAGTTCCGCGCAATCGCCCTGATCGGCGCCACCGCTCTCGTCGCCACCGGATGCTCGGCCGGAGGAGGTGGCGGGGAGGGATCCGCCGACGGCACCGGCCCCATCAGCATCTGGCTCTCCAACAACGAGCAGGAGGTCGCCTGGGGCACCGCCGTCGTCGAGGCCTGGAACGCCGAGCATCCCGACGAGCAGGTGAAGGCACAGGAGATTCCCGCCGGATCGTCGTCGGAAGAGGCCATCACCGCCGCGATCACCGCCGGCACCGCGCCCTGCCTCGTGTACAACGTGGCCCCTGCCGCGGTCTCGGGCTGGGTCAAGCAGGGAGGCCTCGTCGACCTCAGCGCGATCGACGGGGGCGCCGACTACATCACCGAGCGCGGCGGCGATGTCGACGCCTATGCCAGTGACGGCAGCTTCTACCAGCTGCCCTGGAAGTCGAACCCCGTGATGGTCATGTACAACAAGGCGCTCTTCGAAGCCGCCGGCATCGACCCCGAAGACCCGCAGATGAACACCTACGACTCCTTCCTCGAAGGCTCGCGTGCGATCGTCGACTCCGGTGTGCAGAGCGCCATCTGGCCCGCTCCGACCAGCGAGTTCTACCAGCCGTGGTTCGACTTCTATCCGCTGTACCTGGCCGAGACGGACGGCACGATGCTGGTGGAAGACGGCAAGGCCACGTTCGACTCGGACGCCGGGCGCACGGTCTCCGAGTTCTGGAAGACCTTCTACGACGAGAAGCTGTCGCCGAACGAGGCGTCGACCGACGACGCGATGTCGGCCGGCACCACCGCCATGCAGCTCGCCGGCCCCTGGGCCATCCCGTCGTACGCCGACACCGTCGATGTCGGCTTCATGCCCGTGCCGACCAGCGACGGCCGGGACAACCCCACGACCTTCGCCGACTCCAAGAGCGTGTCGATGTTCACGGCCTGTGAGAACCAGGGCACGGCGTGGGAGTTCCTGAAGTTCTCGACCAGCGAGGAGAGCGACGGACAGCTGCTCGAGGCGACCGGTCAGATGCCGATGCGCACCGGCCTCACCGACGCCTACGGCGACTACTTCGCCGCGAACCCGAACTACGTGGCGTTCGCCGAGCAGGCCGAGAAGACCGCCGACGTCCCCAGCATCCCGAACTCCGTCGAGGCATGGCAGGCGTTCCGCGACGAGTACTCCTCCGCCGTGATCTTCGACAAGGAGTCGATCGACGACTTCCTCGGGAATGCGGCGACGAAGATCGACGAGCTCGTCGCCGAGTGA
- a CDS encoding catalase: MTNPATPKPATTTQTGTPVASDAHSLTVGADGPTVLHDRYLVEKLASFNRERVPERNPHAKGGGAFGTFVVTEDVSAYTRAAVFQPGAESETLLRFSSVAGEQGSPDTWRDVRGFSLRFYSTEGNLDIVGNNTPTFFLRDAMKFPDFIHSQKRLGDSGLRDADMQWDFWTLSPETAHQVTYLMGDRGLPRSWRHMNGYGSHTYQWVNAAGERFWVQYHFLSTLGFETMEADEAEKLAGSDADYYRRDLFDAISRGDHPSWDVYVQIMPYDEAKAYRFNPFDLTKTWSKKDYPRIKVGTFTLNRNPQNFFAEIEQAAFSPGNQVPGTGISPDKMLMARVFSYSDAQRHRIGANYNQLPVNQPHAAEVRNYMHEGQMQYRFNPAEHRTYTPNSYGAAGGPEADPAAGVEASWESDGELIRSAATLHAEDDDFGQAGTLYREVFDDVQRARFLETLTGQGRSITVDGIRERFFQYWTNVDAGLGEALRAQV; this comes from the coding sequence ATGACGAACCCTGCCACCCCGAAACCCGCCACCACGACGCAGACCGGCACACCGGTCGCCAGCGACGCGCACTCCCTGACGGTCGGGGCCGACGGTCCCACGGTCCTCCACGACCGCTATCTGGTCGAGAAGCTCGCCTCCTTCAACCGCGAGCGGGTGCCGGAGCGCAACCCGCACGCCAAGGGCGGCGGCGCCTTCGGCACCTTCGTCGTCACGGAAGACGTGTCGGCGTACACCCGGGCAGCCGTGTTCCAGCCCGGAGCGGAGAGCGAGACGCTCCTGCGCTTCTCCTCGGTGGCCGGTGAACAGGGCTCCCCCGACACCTGGCGCGATGTGCGCGGCTTCTCGCTGCGCTTCTACTCGACCGAGGGCAACCTCGACATCGTCGGCAACAACACCCCGACGTTCTTCCTGCGCGACGCGATGAAGTTCCCCGACTTCATCCACTCGCAGAAGCGTCTGGGCGACTCCGGCCTCCGCGACGCCGACATGCAGTGGGACTTCTGGACCCTCTCGCCCGAGACCGCCCACCAGGTCACGTACCTCATGGGCGACCGGGGCCTCCCGCGCAGCTGGCGGCACATGAACGGTTACGGCTCGCACACGTACCAGTGGGTGAACGCGGCCGGAGAGCGCTTCTGGGTGCAGTACCACTTCCTCTCCACCCTGGGCTTCGAGACCATGGAGGCCGACGAGGCCGAGAAGCTCGCCGGGTCGGACGCCGACTACTACCGCCGTGACCTCTTCGATGCGATCAGCCGGGGCGACCACCCCTCGTGGGACGTGTACGTGCAGATCATGCCGTACGACGAGGCCAAGGCCTACCGGTTCAACCCGTTCGACCTCACGAAGACCTGGTCGAAGAAGGACTACCCGCGCATCAAGGTGGGCACGTTCACGCTGAACCGCAACCCGCAGAACTTCTTCGCCGAGATCGAGCAGGCCGCGTTCTCGCCCGGAAACCAGGTGCCCGGCACGGGGATCTCGCCCGACAAGATGCTGATGGCACGGGTGTTCTCGTACTCCGACGCGCAGCGCCACCGCATCGGCGCGAACTACAACCAGCTGCCGGTCAACCAGCCGCACGCGGCCGAGGTGCGCAACTACATGCACGAAGGCCAGATGCAGTACCGGTTCAACCCGGCCGAGCACCGCACCTACACGCCGAACTCCTACGGTGCGGCCGGCGGGCCCGAGGCCGATCCGGCAGCAGGCGTCGAGGCGAGCTGGGAGTCCGACGGCGAGCTGATCCGCTCCGCCGCGACGCTGCACGCCGAGGACGACGACTTCGGCCAGGCCGGCACGCTCTACCGCGAGGTGTTCGACGATGTGCAGCGGGCCCGGTTCCTGGAGACACTGACCGGCCAGGGCCGTTCGATCACGGTCGACGGCATCCGCGAGCGCTTCTTCCAGTACTGGACGAACGTCGACGCGGGGCTGGGTGAGGCGCTGCGCGCGCAGGTCTGA
- the msrB gene encoding peptide-methionine (R)-S-oxide reductase MsrB — translation MSNDYGKTPEAVSGLSPLQYEVTQQDATEPPFRNAYWNNHDDGIYVDVVSGEPLFSSTDKFDSGTGWPSFTKPIDADAVTTRTDRSLWMTRTEARSAGADSHLGHVFDDGPRAEGGLRYCMNSAALRFIPADRLEEEGYGRYSPLFAHPTTDSSEEQS, via the coding sequence ATGTCGAACGACTACGGCAAGACCCCCGAGGCCGTCAGCGGCCTCAGCCCCCTGCAGTACGAGGTGACCCAGCAGGACGCGACCGAGCCTCCGTTCCGCAACGCGTACTGGAACAACCACGACGACGGCATCTACGTCGACGTCGTCTCGGGCGAGCCTCTGTTCTCGTCCACCGACAAGTTCGACAGCGGCACCGGATGGCCGAGCTTCACCAAGCCGATCGATGCGGATGCGGTGACCACGCGGACCGACCGCTCGCTGTGGATGACGCGCACCGAGGCACGTTCGGCGGGCGCCGACAGCCACCTCGGGCACGTGTTCGACGACGGTCCCCGCGCCGAGGGCGGCCTGCGCTACTGCATGAACTCGGCGGCCTTGCGCTTCATCCCGGCTGACAGGCTGGAAGAGGAGGGGTACGGTCGCTACAGTCCCCTCTTCGCACACCCCACCACCGATTCTTCTGAGGAGCAGTCATGA
- a CDS encoding exo-alpha-sialidase: MHVPPTPAPRSRRRHWLRCGTIGALVLALSLPATAATAAPAPGYLTDPNSAPGDYLELNLGADRTAANYFYRIPALAHLGDGVVIAAWDARPGSAADAPNPNSIIQRRSTDNGRTWGPLQIIAAGKTGSDRYGYSDPSYVVDRESGRVFAFFVHSKDQGFQGSAYGDDDANRQIMGAAVIHSDDGGATWSAPRLITDVVKTSNGTMSGGVYSPVAGDVKGTFATSGEGIQLRYGEHAGRLLQQYAGTVRQADGSTAIQAYSVYSDDGGETWERGEYIGTGMDENKVVELSDGRVMLNSRDSSNGRLRKVAISTDGGHSYGPVIRDAELPDPTNNASITRLHPEAAEGTVDAKKLIFTNANNGANGNRVNGAVRLSCDDGETWPGLRTLETGTFAYSSATAIDEGRVGVLWEAGYTDTMQFSSFDEEWMNAVCAPLSVPAIALTAGVATAVPVTVTNQEATALSGSVTLHTPAGWTATTAQIADLAPGATTTVELQVTAPQGAAGAQRLQAAFAAADGRLSQTTATFTLPQTSVLGATLTMTNTSAARNVVTNPYTAGEQLSFQVRVVSTAGMTTVVTPAANTFTTGFAPTACRWLSLPAYDAYNCNTPRRTLTQADIDRGWYTPEFAFTVAPVDGSAPAVTVTHTGAPVVLRDGVLTATITGARADAGRDLGSNPYTVGEQVPYAFRVDNGSPMTVTVVPATGDFSPFLPPAAGNCRYRNLSLGAGYDCGTARHTVTQTDIDRGFFVADTTWTVEAAGQTTTQLTVAGGEVDVIARTPAVSGQTAGEWADENGNGVADAFDTVTWTRTVENTGNVALEAVTAAGADVGALAPGEAVTLDPVVVRLTTDDVAQGSLAAEPFEATAANGARTVSTSSDAGTLTLPTAAAWSAKSVYTEGELVSLDGRLWQASWWTRDQRPGDPVGPWQELASDEEGATVWTPSRVFTAGDDVVHDGTRFEAKWWTRNQQPHAAATGGPWQKVG; this comes from the coding sequence ATGCACGTTCCTCCCACGCCCGCCCCCCGGAGTCGCCGTCGGCACTGGCTGCGATGCGGCACGATCGGGGCGCTGGTGCTCGCGCTGAGCCTCCCGGCCACGGCGGCCACGGCTGCGCCCGCACCCGGCTATCTGACCGACCCGAACTCCGCGCCCGGCGACTACCTCGAACTGAACCTCGGTGCCGACCGCACCGCGGCGAACTACTTCTACCGCATCCCCGCGCTCGCCCACCTCGGTGACGGTGTCGTCATCGCGGCATGGGACGCGCGGCCGGGGAGCGCGGCTGACGCCCCGAACCCGAACTCGATCATCCAGCGCCGCTCGACCGACAACGGTCGCACCTGGGGTCCGCTGCAGATCATCGCCGCGGGGAAGACGGGGAGCGACCGGTACGGATACTCCGACCCGAGCTACGTCGTCGACCGGGAGAGCGGTCGCGTCTTCGCGTTCTTCGTGCACTCCAAGGATCAGGGATTCCAGGGGAGCGCGTACGGAGACGACGATGCGAACCGGCAGATCATGGGCGCTGCGGTGATCCACTCCGACGACGGCGGAGCGACGTGGAGCGCGCCACGACTGATCACGGACGTCGTGAAGACCTCGAACGGCACGATGAGCGGCGGCGTCTACAGCCCGGTCGCCGGAGACGTGAAGGGAACGTTCGCCACCTCGGGTGAAGGGATCCAGCTGCGCTACGGCGAGCACGCCGGGCGTCTCCTCCAGCAGTACGCCGGCACGGTGCGCCAGGCCGATGGATCGACCGCGATCCAGGCGTACTCGGTGTACTCCGACGACGGCGGCGAGACCTGGGAGCGCGGCGAGTACATCGGCACCGGAATGGACGAGAACAAGGTCGTCGAGCTGTCCGACGGGCGTGTCATGCTCAACTCACGGGACAGTTCCAACGGGCGTCTGCGCAAAGTCGCGATCTCTACCGACGGGGGTCACAGCTACGGTCCGGTCATCCGCGACGCCGAGCTGCCCGACCCCACGAACAACGCCTCGATCACCCGTCTGCACCCGGAGGCCGCCGAAGGCACCGTCGATGCGAAGAAGCTGATCTTCACCAACGCCAACAACGGCGCCAACGGCAACCGCGTGAACGGAGCGGTGCGGCTCTCCTGCGACGACGGCGAGACCTGGCCCGGGCTGCGCACGCTCGAGACGGGGACCTTCGCCTACTCGAGCGCGACGGCGATCGACGAAGGCAGGGTGGGCGTGTTGTGGGAGGCGGGGTACACCGACACGATGCAGTTCTCGTCGTTCGACGAGGAGTGGATGAATGCGGTGTGCGCGCCGCTCTCGGTGCCGGCGATAGCACTCACCGCAGGCGTGGCCACCGCGGTCCCCGTCACGGTCACGAACCAGGAGGCGACGGCGCTCAGTGGGTCCGTCACCCTCCACACGCCGGCCGGATGGACGGCGACCACCGCGCAGATCGCGGATCTCGCACCCGGCGCGACCACCACCGTCGAGCTGCAGGTCACCGCACCGCAAGGGGCCGCCGGCGCTCAGCGCCTGCAGGCCGCTTTCGCGGCCGCGGACGGACGCCTGAGCCAGACGACCGCGACGTTCACGCTGCCGCAGACGTCGGTGCTCGGAGCGACCCTCACGATGACGAACACGTCGGCGGCGCGGAACGTCGTCACGAACCCGTACACCGCGGGGGAGCAGCTGAGCTTCCAGGTGCGGGTCGTGAGCACAGCGGGCATGACGACGGTCGTGACCCCAGCGGCGAACACCTTCACCACGGGCTTCGCCCCCACCGCCTGCCGGTGGCTGAGCCTGCCGGCCTACGACGCCTACAACTGCAACACTCCGCGGCGTACGCTCACTCAGGCCGATATCGACCGTGGCTGGTACACACCCGAGTTCGCCTTCACGGTGGCGCCGGTCGACGGCTCCGCCCCCGCGGTGACCGTGACCCACACGGGGGCTCCGGTGGTGCTCCGGGACGGGGTCCTGACCGCCACGATCACGGGGGCGCGGGCCGACGCCGGGCGCGACCTCGGGTCGAACCCCTACACGGTCGGCGAGCAGGTTCCCTACGCGTTCCGGGTCGACAACGGCAGCCCGATGACCGTGACCGTCGTTCCTGCGACCGGCGACTTCTCGCCGTTCCTCCCACCCGCGGCCGGGAACTGCCGCTACCGGAACCTGTCGCTCGGCGCGGGCTATGACTGCGGCACGGCACGTCACACCGTCACCCAGACCGACATCGACCGCGGCTTCTTCGTCGCCGACACGACCTGGACCGTCGAGGCGGCAGGGCAGACGACGACGCAGCTGACGGTGGCGGGGGGAGAAGTCGATGTGATCGCGCGCACCCCCGCGGTCTCCGGTCAGACCGCAGGCGAGTGGGCGGACGAGAACGGGAACGGGGTGGCGGACGCGTTCGACACCGTGACCTGGACCCGCACCGTCGAGAACACCGGCAACGTCGCGCTCGAAGCCGTGACGGCCGCCGGAGCCGACGTGGGTGCGCTCGCGCCCGGTGAAGCGGTGACCCTCGATCCGGTCGTGGTCCGGCTCACGACCGACGACGTGGCGCAGGGCTCGCTCGCGGCGGAGCCCTTCGAGGCGACGGCGGCGAACGGGGCCCGCACCGTGTCGACCTCGTCCGACGCCGGGACGCTGACTCTGCCCACCGCGGCGGCGTGGAGTGCGAAGAGCGTCTACACCGAGGGGGAGCTCGTTTCGCTCGACGGCCGCCTGTGGCAGGCGTCGTGGTGGACCCGCGACCAGCGCCCCGGCGATCCCGTCGGTCCCTGGCAGGAGCTCGCGTCGGACGAAGAGGGCGCGACGGTGTGGACGCCTTCCCGTGTCTTCACCGCAGGCGACGACGTGGTGCACGACGGCACGCGCTTCGAGGCGAAGTGGTGGACGCGCAACCAGCAGCCGCACGCGGCGGCGACCGGGGGTCCCTGGCAGAAGGTCGGCTGA
- a CDS encoding carbohydrate ABC transporter permease: MMRKKRSLPRILSIILLTIAAIGFAFPFYFMIVGAFQENPTNSPSELFPTSGWTVDNFIAIDSRIDLVGSLVNSLIFTAGVLLGTVVFGLLAGYAIARLDFRGRGVVWVLMLLVQMVPFQLLMIPLYVQITRSYGLGDSYLGMILPFLINTTAVFIFVQFFKALPVEIFEAARIDGAGEIRLLTSVAIPLIRPVLVTVVLVTFIGPWNEFLWPFLITKDASLQPLAVSLANYISNVAQSTANPNGAILAGATALAFPVVILFVVFQRFFKATDLGAAVKG, encoded by the coding sequence ATGATGCGAAAGAAGCGTTCACTGCCCCGCATCCTGAGCATCATCCTGCTCACGATCGCGGCCATCGGCTTCGCCTTCCCGTTCTACTTCATGATCGTCGGGGCATTCCAGGAGAACCCGACGAACTCCCCCAGCGAGCTGTTCCCGACGAGCGGGTGGACGGTCGACAACTTCATCGCGATCGACTCGCGCATCGACCTGGTCGGTTCGCTGGTCAACTCGCTGATCTTCACGGCGGGCGTCCTCCTGGGAACCGTCGTGTTCGGGCTGCTCGCCGGCTACGCGATCGCTCGCCTGGACTTCCGGGGGCGCGGCGTGGTCTGGGTGCTGATGCTGCTCGTGCAGATGGTGCCGTTCCAGTTGCTGATGATCCCGCTCTACGTGCAGATCACCCGCAGCTATGGACTCGGCGACTCGTATCTGGGCATGATCCTGCCGTTCCTGATCAACACCACCGCGGTGTTCATCTTCGTGCAGTTCTTCAAGGCGCTGCCGGTGGAGATCTTCGAGGCCGCACGGATCGACGGTGCCGGCGAGATCCGCCTGCTCACATCGGTCGCGATCCCGCTCATCCGCCCCGTGCTCGTGACGGTCGTGCTGGTCACGTTCATCGGCCCCTGGAACGAATTCCTCTGGCCGTTCCTCATCACGAAGGATGCGAGCCTGCAGCCGCTGGCCGTGTCCCTCGCCAACTACATCTCCAACGTGGCGCAGTCGACGGCCAACCCGAACGGCGCGATCCTCGCCGGCGCCACGGCGCTCGCGTTCCCCGTCGTCATCCTCTTCGTCGTCTTCCAGCGCTTCTTCAAAGCCACCGACCTCGGCGCGGCCGTCAAAGGCTAG